In Caproicibacterium amylolyticum, a genomic segment contains:
- the asnB gene encoding asparagine synthase (glutamine-hydrolyzing) gives MCGIVGFVGHRADQEEVLQKMMAAIAHRGPDGQGSYIDENAALGHRRLSIIDIEGGRQPMLNEDGNYIIVFNGEIYNFQELREELLAAGHTFQSHCDTEVLLHGYEEWGKEMLERLRGMFAFAIWNKREKSLFCARDHFGIKPLYYYQNAQTGTLLFGSEIKSFLPHPDFVKEFNPAQLELYLSYQYSAGENTFFKGVKKLMPAHWLEYRDGKLTTQRYWTPTFSPDHSRSLEEWENDISAAMAESVEAHKIADVEVGSFLSSGVDSSYIAALAHVDKTFTVGFADKKYDETEFARTFSKEIGVKNDAYCVTPEEYWANLGNIQYFMDEPLADAASAALFFVNKEAAKHVKVCLSGEGADEFFGGYNTYKEPFMASWYNRVPLPLRRAIGAVAGLMPPVRGINFLVRRGAPLEERYIGNTNLMGERRKKQLLRNYTGSVKPTDLSKVYMQQVSGQDDVAQMQFCDLNLWMVGDILLKADKMSMANSLELRVPFLDRRVFDLACRIPTECKVNAAQTKIAMRGAAEKLIPSRTAEKKKLGFPVPVRAWLRDEKYADIVRQEFVSPQAQQFFNTKALLKMLDQHIAGKRDNWRQIWCVFMFLIWYKEYFVKR, from the coding sequence ATGTGTGGTATTGTGGGATTTGTTGGCCACAGAGCCGACCAAGAGGAAGTTTTGCAGAAAATGATGGCTGCGATTGCGCACCGCGGCCCGGATGGACAGGGAAGCTACATTGATGAAAATGCTGCTTTGGGGCATCGCCGCCTGTCAATCATAGACATTGAGGGCGGCCGCCAGCCGATGCTCAATGAAGACGGAAATTATATTATCGTTTTTAATGGTGAAATCTACAACTTTCAGGAGCTGCGCGAGGAGCTTTTGGCGGCGGGCCATACTTTTCAGTCACATTGTGACACCGAAGTCCTGCTGCATGGCTATGAAGAGTGGGGCAAGGAAATGCTGGAGCGCCTGCGCGGCATGTTTGCTTTTGCCATTTGGAACAAGCGGGAGAAGTCACTTTTTTGTGCACGTGACCATTTTGGCATTAAGCCGCTTTATTATTACCAGAACGCCCAAACCGGAACACTGCTTTTTGGCAGTGAAATCAAAAGTTTTCTGCCGCACCCCGACTTTGTGAAGGAGTTTAACCCCGCACAGTTGGAACTGTACCTCTCTTACCAGTATTCTGCCGGGGAAAATACATTTTTCAAGGGTGTCAAAAAATTGATGCCGGCACACTGGTTAGAGTACCGTGACGGTAAACTGACCACGCAGCGTTACTGGACGCCGACTTTTTCACCGGACCACAGCCGTTCACTGGAAGAGTGGGAAAACGACATCAGTGCTGCCATGGCGGAAAGTGTGGAGGCACACAAGATTGCCGATGTAGAAGTTGGCAGTTTCCTTTCTTCCGGGGTGGATTCCAGCTACATTGCGGCGCTTGCTCATGTGGACAAAACCTTTACGGTTGGTTTTGCAGACAAAAAGTATGATGAAACAGAATTTGCCCGTACATTCAGCAAAGAAATCGGCGTAAAGAACGATGCCTACTGTGTGACACCGGAAGAATACTGGGCAAACCTCGGTAATATTCAGTATTTTATGGACGAACCGCTGGCAGACGCGGCCAGTGCGGCGCTGTTCTTTGTTAACAAGGAAGCGGCAAAGCACGTAAAGGTCTGCCTTTCCGGCGAGGGTGCGGACGAATTCTTCGGCGGCTATAACACTTACAAAGAGCCGTTTATGGCTTCTTGGTACAACCGTGTACCGCTGCCGCTGCGCCGTGCCATTGGTGCGGTAGCGGGTTTGATGCCGCCGGTACGCGGCATTAACTTTTTAGTGCGGCGCGGTGCTCCGCTGGAGGAGCGCTATATCGGCAACACCAATCTGATGGGAGAGCGGCGCAAAAAACAGCTTCTGCGGAACTATACAGGTTCCGTGAAGCCCACTGACCTTTCCAAAGTTTATATGCAGCAGGTCAGCGGGCAGGATGATGTAGCCCAAATGCAGTTCTGCGACCTGAACCTGTGGATGGTAGGCGATATTCTGCTGAAAGCGGACAAGATGAGCATGGCGAACAGTTTGGAACTGCGTGTGCCGTTTTTGGACCGTCGGGTGTTTGACCTTGCCTGTCGTATCCCAACAGAATGTAAGGTAAATGCTGCGCAGACCAAGATTGCTATGCGCGGCGCAGCAGAAAAACTGATTCCTTCAAGAACGGCGGAAAAGAAGAAGCTTGGCTTCCCGGTACCGGTGCGTGCGTGGCTGCGTGACGAAAAATATGCCGATATTGTGCGCCAGGAATTCGTCAGCCCACAGGCACAGCAGTTTTTCAATACGAAAGCCCTGCTGAAAATGCTGGATCAGCATATTGCCGGCAAGCGGGACAACTGGCGGCAGATCTGGTGTGTATTCATGTTCCTTATCTGGTACAAAGAATATTTCGTAAAGCGCTGA